atggtgcatcaccgaaaaagaaaaggattgacttcacagaatgggaggaggatacacctgtgcttgttgatgaagtagaggattattcctctacaaacttgcatctcgacggatcagcagaggaaaatctactttccttttgggggaaacaaggacaatcaatcccacgactacaacaccttgccaagagaatcctatgcgtcccagcaacaagtggcgcaagtgagcgctccttcagcgcagcagggcgcattttagaggccaggcgctctcgcatgaatcctggcactgtagatgccattttattcctgcatagtgctaacaaaacaaaaaaagtaagtagacatacggttggatatgttaaacgaattaatctacgttacctaggctataccaaataagcccatgtctaaccaatattgagttcggtcagctgaataattttgatggttacgtgttgtttgggcgcactacaatgcaaaggaattaaggcaattgcgttttttctattcgagatatactactgtgtgttaattatttggcctcgctttcaagtgaagcgcatctccgattggcgacaatgtaaggatatttagcctgctttgtttgtcgcgatcgtctattttcattataattcaagtttgatgataaagtgcagtctgatgggtttgatttccccccttcagctatttgccttggccaataagttgcaggtaatttattattattatttatttaatttatttttgtttaagtagagatgacatacatatgttattgtataatttaagtttgtgtgcgtgattgacagcctaaggcttatgaggcacatttttttattttttttttatttcaacttaaaaacgtatgagcctatgcctacaacataggctatgtgttcatctttattttcctgcctgtcgttgacaatggagattgtctgatattttgtcatggcaaaggttcatctttgtcgcgaaattgttcactgcttcactgtgcaccccgccctcgtccctatttgagcattataacgttaacaagttaatattcattgaaataaattcagaattttttttttacctaaagaaaatataggcctagtctttctaaagcatttttttaacttcttaaaagcatcgttctgcttgctgcaactgcgcacacaaagtgtgaggaacgcactcctgatctgagggcattggcaacaatagtcaacactttcttaatggaaatgacaataccgtattttccgcaccataaggcgccctgggttaaaagccgcgccttcaatgaacggcatatttcaaaactttgtccacctataagccgcccggtgttgtaagccgcatctaactgcgctaaaggaatgtcaaaaaaacagtcagataggtcagtcaaactttaataatatattaaaaaccagcgttctaacaactctgttcactcccaaaatgtacgcaaatgtgcaatcacaaacatacgtatatcaacatggacagagctgcgtgaaaaaagccacccggcctcttcgcgtaaacttaaacttaccttaaccactcgctcatcttttcttcatccatcccttcgagttagctttttatgatgacgccggctggaaaggtctcttttcgcaaggtcttccttttgaatatcatcatgggtggaagtttctggccattagcatggcaagctagaaccacagtgaaggatgacttctcattccctgtggtgcgaatattcaccgtacgtgctcccgttgtatccacagtgcgtttcacaggaatatcagttgcagtgaaatagtaatccgtgtgtggatggagagattgcgtcttttcatgaaccggatccctgacgcttagtaggagccattttgtggtctttacagatgtaaacacacaaaggaaatgaaacgtacggtgatatccgcgcgctttttcttcttctacgcgggcgggtggttgcttacagtagaagaagaagcgcttcctgttctatgggggcgggtgcttaccttggcggttgcttgcgtagaagaagaagcgcttcctgttctaccgggaaaaaagatggcggctgtttaccgaagttgcgagatcgaaactttatgaaaatgaatcttaatatttatccatatataaagcgcaccgggttaaaaggcgcactgtcagcttttgagaaaatttgtggtttttaggtgcggctaatagtgcgaaaaatatggtaatactataataatgataaataatattatcacgcattgaatgtctctgctgcattggatcagtctcctttctttaacaggcaaaagctttctaacctcactaatgccttgcatcgtctatattagatatataacaacgggcgggtgtggttttgataaaatgttggttgggtggatggcggatggatgacgacttttgtgatgcggttgcgggtgaaataattgcctatccgcgcatctctaacgtctagtctcttacgtgaatgagctaaataatattatttaatattttacgttaatgtgttaataatttcacacataagtcgctcctgagtataaaaaaaactgcgacttaaagtctgaaaaatacggtagttaatatgaTTACGCAGATTTTGGCTGAGGATTATCAGCGATCTGATGCATGTATCGACCTCCCAAACAGCATTCCCACCTACCTGCAGCTTCACCGCACATTCAAATGTCAACTTCCTGTTATCAGCCTGACCCAGATGGAACATCTAGTCAAATGCAGTGCCCTCAGGCAGTGTGCTGTTTCCAATGCAAAGCCCTTCCTCCGCATGCAGCAGGAAGCAGGAATCAACCCCCGACAGGGCGATAGCATCGGGAACATAGGCTCTCAGTTTCGCAGCCAAAAGGTGCTTTATTTATGCAGACAGACGGGGACATTTGCAGCTGTGGAGAAGACACTTCCACAAACATGTCTCCATCTTTCATCACTCGTCAGAACTGCTTGTAGTTTCAGTCAGGCGCGAGTAAAGCTGCTGTGTCTGGAGTCTGTGACTAATAACAGCCTCTACCTGGAAGCAATTTGATGCATGCCTCTCGGCGCTACCGTCAAATGTGTCTGTGCTCCTTGAGTCGGGAACAATTAATGTTGTTCTGTGGTTCCATCTGGCCGTGTGACACGTTCTCCTTCTCAGAAAACAAACTACACCCTGCCTCCCTGTGTAATTTCAACCAGCTGACTTGTCGTCATGCAAACAACAACGTAACTGTCATCTGGATTTGAAAACGCGCTCCTTTTCGCCAAAGAGCTGTGAGTGGGAGTCCTGGAAGTGCTCTCCGGTCTCTTGGAAAGAAGGAACCAAGCGTGACCTGCATCATCTGAGCGCACCATGCTGCCAAGTAGAAATTCTTTGTCCAGTAAGGCTGGGATCACAAGCCTGCCAAAGCTCCGCCTTGGGGTTCTGCAGGCTCCACAAGAGAGCTACAGGGGCCGCTAATCCCGCTTTTGGGTTACTGTAGACCAGAaccgggcaaaatacggccccgcGGGCCACttgcggcccgttaagatttaCGTAATttcttttagacctttaacatcaaaactgtagccgccattatgatgtgcagtgctgtttttaaatgaccgtaagtcttgaactagcattgtcccgatagcaatattttggtgccggtaccggtaccaaaatgtattttgatacttttcaatactttttgatacttttctaaatcaaAGGCAccccaaaaaatttcattattggctttattttaacaaaaaatcttagggtacattaaacatatgttcaaTATTGCAAGTttgaccttaaataaaatagtgaacatactatcaatcaatcaatcaatcaatgtttacttatatagccctaaatcacgagtgtctcaaagggctgcacaagccacaacaacatcctcggctcagatcccacatcagggcaagaaaaaactcaacccaatgggataacaatgacaatggacgtcgagtggatctagcattatattgtgagagtccagtccatagtggatctaacataatagtgagagtccagtccatagtggctctaacataatagtgagagtccagtccatagtggatctaacataatagtgagagtccagtccatagtggatcaagcataatgttgtgagagtccagtccatagtggatctaacataatagtgagagtccagtcaatagtggatctaacataatagtgagagtccaatccatagtggatctaacataatagtgagagtccagtcaatagtggatctaacataatagtgtgagagtccagtccatagtggatctaacataatagtgagagtccagtccatagtggatctaacataatagtgagagtccagtccatagtggatcaagcataatattttgagagtccagtccatagtggatctaacataatagtgagagtccagtccatagtggatctaacataatagtgtgagagtccagtccatagtggatctaacataatagtgagagtccagtccatagtggatctaacataatagtgagagtccagtccatagtggatctaacataatagtgagagtccagtccatagtggatctaacataatagtgagagtccagtcaatagtggatctaacataatagtgtgagagtccagtccatagtggatctaacataatagtgagagtccagtccatagtgtatcaagcataatattgtgagagtccagtccatagtggatctaacataatagtgagagtccagtccatagtggatctaacataatattgtgagagtccagtccatagtggatctaacataatagtgagagtccagtccatagtggatctaacataatagtgagagtccaatcaatagtggatctaacataatagtgtgagagtccagtcaatagtggatctaacataatagtgagagtccagtccatagtggatcaagcataatattgtgagagtccagtccatagtggatctaacataatagtgagagtccagtcaatagtggatctaacataatagtgtgagagtccagtcaatagtggatctaacataatagtgagagtccagtccatagtggatctaacataatagtgagagtccagtccatagtggatctaacataatagtgtgagagtccagtccatagtggatctaacataatagtgagagtccagtccatagtggatcaagcataatattgtgagagtccagtccatagtggatctacaaaccccgtttccatatgagttgggaaattgtgttaaatgtaaatataaacggaatacaatgatttgcaaatcattttcaacccatattcagttgaatatgctacaaagacaacatatttgatgttcaaactgataaacatttttttttgtacaaataatcattaactttagaatttgatgccagcaacacgtgacaaagaagttgggaaaggtggcaataaatactgataaagttgaggaatgctcatcaaacacttatttggaacatcccacaggtgtgcaggctaattgggaacaggtaggtgccatgattgggtataaaaacagcttccaaaaaaaatgctcagtctttcacaagaaaggatggggcgaggtacacccctttgtccacaactgcgtgagcaaatagtcgaacagtttaagaacaacgtttctcaaagtgcaattgcaagaaatttagggatttcaacatctacggtccataatgtcatcaaaaggttcagagaatctggagaaatcactccacgtaagcggcatggccggaaaccaacattgaatgaccgtgaccttcgatccttcagacggcactgtttcaaaaaccgacatcaatctctaaaggatatcaccacataggctcaggaacacttcagaaaaccactgtcactaaatacagtttgtcgctacatctgtaagtgcaagttaaagctctactatgcaaagcgaaagccatttatcaacaacacccagaaacaccgctgtcttctctgggcccgagatcatctaagatggactcatgcaaagtggaaaagtgttctgtggtctgacgagtccacatttcaaattgtttttggaaatattcgacatcgtgtcatccggaccaaaggggaaacgaaccatccagactgttatcgacgcaaagttgaaaagccagcatctgtgatggtatgggggtgcattagtgcccaaggcatgggtaacttacacatctgtgaaggcaccattaatgcatattcaagattcaagatgatttattgtcaattcttaacatgcacaagacacataagaactgaaaagtatattttcggcacagtcccactaagagcagacatacgttacagggagacaagacaagaccgccgacgacgcagccatttttacggcgctccttaaaaaaaggggatattgggaaaggggggagagtaaaaaaaaaaaggctggatccgcaagagggggtccagactgagtccaagggaaaaaaactcatttgcaatgcaaacatagacacgttacatttagtcacaacaaactcgcaacagagggagggggagttggctgccatctaagcgccgtctttttcatggacgcccctgcttacttcagcaagacaatgccaagccacattcagcacgtgttacaacaaaagagtgcgggtactttcctggcccacctgcagtccagacttgtctcccatcaaaaatgtgtggcgcattgtgaagcgtgaaatacgacagcggagaccccggactgttgaacgactgaagctctacataaaacaagaatgggaaagaattctactttcaaagcttcaacaattagtttccttagttcccaatcgtttattgagtgttgttaaaagaaaaggtgatgtaacacagtggtgaacatgccctttcccaactactttggcacgtgttgcagccatgaaattctacgttaattattatttgcaaaaaaaaatagtttatgagtttgaacatcaaatatcttgtctttgtagtgcattcaattgaatatgggttgaaaaggatttgcaaatcattgtattccgtttatatttacatctaacacaatttcccaactcatatggaaacggggtttgtaacatgatagtgagagtccagtccatagtgggtctaacataatagagagagtccagtccatagtgaatcaagcataatattgtgagagtccagtccatagtggatctaacataacagtgagagtccagtccatagtggatctaacataacagtgagagtccagtccatagtggatctaacataacagtgagagtccagtccatagtggatctaacataacagtgagagtccagtccatagtggatctaacataacagtgagagtccagtccatagtggatctaacataatagtgtgagagtccagtccgtagtggatctaacataatagtgagtccagtccatagtggatctaacataatagtgtgagagtccagtccatagtggatctaacataatagtgtgagagtccagactatagtggatctaacataacagtgagagtccagtccatagtagatctaacataacagtgagagtccagtccatagtggatctaacataacagtgagagtccagtccatagtagatctaacataacagtgagagtccagtccatagtggatctaacataacagtgagagtccagtccatagtggatctaacataacagtgagagtccagtccatagtggggccagcaggagattatcttgagtggagacgtccccaactgatgcacagatgagtggtccaccctgggtcccgactttggacagctagcgcctcatctgtagtcaccgaatctgtgccccccccccccttcacgaaggagagggggggcacAGTACTTTGAAATCCATGTACTCTATTGGTACTTTGAAGTCCATGTACCCGATGGTACTTTGAAGTCCATGTACCCGATGGTACTTTGTAATCCATGTACTCGATGGTACTTAGAAATTGGTGATGCACTGAGACCCAGTAAGCGGTGAGAGAAGATTGTACGTGctgaaagtaaacaaaacatCCACGTCATCTTTGTGTTGGAGTTATAAAGAACTTGAGTATAATATATGTCTTTGAGATGTTACATTTCTTCTTCTTGACACGTTATATTACTTAAACCTTTTAGCACACTTCAAGTCCAGTCTTGCAAGTTAGTCCCCATGTTCATCACCACACAGACATCATCAAAGACCACAACGTTTTTAAGGGGATTTGGGCAGGTTCCATTTTTCTTTGCGCAAAAAACAATGTTGGAATCGGAGATGAATCGTTAAAACGTGTCCTTTTTTCAtaattacatgttttattttttgtaattagacCTTTCTTATGGTTGTGGATCTCCTCTTTGAAAGCATGTTTTAGTTGTTGCTGCTGACTGTGGGAGTGACATCATGCTGGGGACTTCTTGCATGATCTCTAGGCCACCTGTTCCTACCTGGAGCGGATCCAGTCTTCCAAGTCCACTTCTTCTCTGAGTGGACTGCAAACACTTCATTTTGGCCACTCGCTAATTCTTTGAATGCACTTTCCCTCCCTTGTTTTCCACCGGATTTAAAAAGCAGCTGCTCTTTTCTTCAATATCAGCAGAATTGCTTTTTTCCTTCTTAGGTTTAATCCTTAagaatgtagtgtgtgtgtgtgtgtgtgtgtgtcctactTACACACCCTTAATTTGGCATGACCCCTAATTCTTATTACTGCAGTCTGGGATATTTGTTGACACTACAGTAAATGGCCGCCTATTCGTGGGTTGACATTCACTCCCCTGCATACTTGCAGATTGCTTTTCTCTGCTTTAACTTTGTagaaagtagggttgtacagtgtaCCGGTAGTAGTAAAGTACTGTGGTACTAATGGTTAATTGTGTagaaagtagggttgtacagtataccggtggtACTAATGGTTAACTTTGTagaaagtagggttgtacagtgtaCCGGTAGTAATAACCATTAGTACCACAGTACTTTATAACTAACGGtacactgtacaaccctactttctTCAATGTTAACCATTAGTACCACAGTACTTTAACTTTGTagaaagtagggttgtacagtataccggtggtAATAAAGTACTGTGGTACTAATGGTTAATTTTGTagaaagtagggttgtacagcgTACCGGTGATAATAAAGTACTGTGGAACTAATGGTTAACTTTGTagaaagtagggttgtacagtgtaCCGGTAGTAATGAAGTACTGTGGTACTAATGGTTAACTTTGTagaaagtagggttgtacagtgtaCCGGTAGTAACAATGTACTGTGCTACTAATTGTTAATTTTGTagaaagtagggttgtacagtataccggttgtAATAAAGTACTGTGGTACTAATTGTTACCTTTGTagaaagtagggttgtacagtttaCCGGTAGTAATGAAGTACTGTGGTACTAATGGTTAACTTTGTagaaagtagggttgtacagtgtaCCGGTAGTAATAAAGTACTGTGGTACTAATGGTTAACTTTGTagaaagtagggttgtacagtgtaCCGGTAGTAGCAAAGTACTGTGGTACTAATAGTTAATTGTGTAGaacgtagggttgtacagtatactggtaGTAATACAGTACTGTGGTACTCATGGTTAACTTTGTagaaagtagggttgtacagtataccggtagtaATAAAGTACTGTGGCACTAATCGTTAACTTTGTagaaagtagggttgtacagtataccggtagtaATAAAGTACTACCCTACTTTCTACAAAGTTAACCATTAGTACCACAGTACTTTAACTTTGCagaaagtagggttgtacagtataccagtagTAATAAAGTACTGTGGTACTAATGGTTAATTTTGTacaaagtagggttgtacagtatactggtaGTAATAACCTACTGTGGTACTAATGGTTAACTTTGTagaaagtagggttgtacagtgtaCCGGTAGTAATAAAGTACTGTGGCACTAATCGTTAATTTTGTagaaagtagggttgtacagtataccagttGTAATAAAGTACTGTGGTACTAATGGTTAACTTTGTAGAAAGTAGGGTAGTACAGTGTACCGGTAGTAATAAAGTACTATGCTACTAATGGTTAACTTTGTagaaagtagggttgtacagtgtaCCGGTTGTAATAAAGTACTGTGCTACTAATGGTTAACTTTGTagaaagtagggttgtacagtgtaCCGGTTGTAATAAAGTACTGTGGTACTAATAGTTAATTGTGTagaaagtagggttgtacagtataccggtagtaataaagtactgtggtactcgggctgcaacaactaatcgattaaaatcgattataaaaatagttgccgattaatttagtcattgattcgcagaggctttttttttatttttaaaaatgtattttatttatttatttttttaaataaacctttatttataaactgcaacatttacaaacagctgagaaacaataatcaaaataagtatggtgccagtatgctgtttttctcccccaataaaatactggaaaggatagaaatgtagtttgtctcttttatctgattattaatcgattaatcgaagcaataatcgacagattaatcgattatcaaattaatcgttagttgcagccctatgtgGTACTAATGGTTAACTGTGTagaaagtagggttgtacagtataccggtagtaATAAAGTACTGTGGTTAACTTTGTAGAAGACAGAAagacacttctacttccggttgaaagctataGTCTACACATTAGTTCAGTGTcgtgtccaaaagatggtgccataacacaaaatataaaaCCTATTCAGGGTCtttgctagtttttgtttttttaactatttgcaaagaaaaatgtataaatgatctgcactgttttataagctgcagggttcaaagcgtaggaaaaaagtagccgcTTAAAGTCCAGAATTTACGGAATTTTGCTCATCAATTGCACTCAGATCTGTAAATGATGAAAGACTGGATTGAACGTTGTCATGGGTGTGTCCTCAGGAATCGGGAAGGTGAAGAGCAGGAAGGGAGGAATGAGGGACACGGCCTCCAACGCCGACGCCGACATGTACGCCGACAACGGCGAGCGCCTCTACGACCTCAACCTGCCCGCCCTGGTCAAGTTCAACTACACGGCGGAGCGCGAAGACGAGCTGTCGCTGGTGAAGGGCACGCGGGTGGTGGTGATGGAGAAGTGCAGCGACGGCTGGTGGCGCGGCAGCTACAACGGACGCTCCGGGTGGTTCCCCTCCAACTACGTGACGGAGGACATGGACGGGACGGCGGGGGGCGGCGGCCCGTGCGACCCGTCCGGCTCGCTCACGGAGAAGCTGGCGGCCGTGGTCAACAGTACGGCCAACGGCAACCGCGTGCTGCACACGGTGCAGGCGCTCTACCCCTTCAGCTCGGACAACGACGAGGAGCTGAACTTCGAGAAGGGCGAGGTGATGGAGGTGGTGGAGAAGCCCGAGAACGACCCCGAGTGGTGGAAGTGTCGCAAAGCGGACGGCCAGCTGGGCCTGGTTCCCAAGAACTACGTGACGGTGCTGGACAAGAGCACGGCGGGGCCGCCCACGCCCGACTGCGACTACATCTCGCCGTCGGGAAGCGGCCGCTTCGCAGGGAAGGAGTGGTACTACGGCAAGGTGACGCGCCACCAGGCCGAGGTGGCGCTCAACCAGCGCGGCGTGGAGGGAGACTTCCTCATTCGGGACAGCGAGTCGTCGGTGAGTCACCTGTAGTTAACTCTTAAGGAAAATAAGACCATAACTAATTCAAACTAACACAGTTGACTAaaacgcagaggtgggtagagtagccagaaattgtactcaagtaagagtactgttactttagagatttattactcaagtaaaagtaaggagtagtcacccaaatatttacttgagtaaaagtaaaaagtatgttgtgaaaaaactactcaagtactgagtaactgatgagtaacatacacactcatatcatatatatatatatatatatatatatatatatatatatatatacatatatatacatatacattgatatatacagtatataatttatatatatttattttgctgtttttgtttacatgttaaagctgttttaatgaatatacatgcatgtttaacatatagattcctttctttaatgaagactagaatataagttggtgtattacctgattctgatgacttgcgttgattggaatcagacagtcgtgatgataacgtccacgttttcaaatggaggagaagaaaagttcctcctttctgtctaataccacatgaaagtggtgggattttggcatcttatttgtccagcttccaaactcgtttttatacactttacaagaaatatattggcgtcaaactccgtagcttgctagcttgtttgcgctggctttcggagactcttgttttgaaagcgcaggcgcgatggagcggcacttttattgtgaagacaggaacgtcctcatgtgcggtcagtctttaggcttttgacgggatgtacggttgaaataaaaaagtatcttttttccttcacacttttgattgattgattggaacttttattattagattgcacagtacagtacatattccgtacaattgaccactaaatggtaacaccccaataagtttttcaacttgtttaagtcaggtcatgtgaccacctggctctgtttgattggtccaacgtcaccagtgactgcatctgattggtggaacgaagtgaaacgtcaccagtaaggcaggcactttgaaggtctgtctgacagaccaaaacaaacaaagcgtgcattaacagatcgataaaaattagtagcgagtagcgagctgaatgtagataaaagtagcggagtaaaagtagcgttccttctctataaatatacttaagtaaaagtaaaagtatgttgcattaaaactactcttggaagtacaatttatcgcaaaagttactcaagtagatgtaacggagtaaatgtagcgcgttactacccacctctgctaaaacGTGACTAAATTAACGGACATTTGACCAAATGATGACGGAAAGGAAATCCTCCTTTCTATGAACCACAAGCCGGTCTAAAGATTCaatagatcaggggtgcccacactttttttctgcaggcaagctacttttcaattgaccaagtggaggggatctacctcattcatatatgtcatttatatttaattatttatgaaagatatttttttcttgacaagttaaaggtgtttaatgataatacaagcatatataacatgttaaaacagaaaataagcagatattaacagtaaatgaacaagtagattatagtccaatccactttatttatatagcacatttaaacaacaaaatgtttccaaagtgctgcacaacaatataaaaacaatattcaaatattatccttagctccaccaatgactgaataaaaacaaaaaaataaattcataTGAAACCTACGGAACCCCGAAAGGGACTTgggggaaataaaaaaatatatatatattattattttttttagacatgtatctcgtgtgcacgagaaacttttgataaagttataaaaaataaaaaaaaataaaaatgtatactttttttttttagacatgtatctcgtgtg
This genomic interval from Nerophis lumbriciformis linkage group LG07, RoL_Nlum_v2.1, whole genome shotgun sequence contains the following:
- the nck1b gene encoding SH2/SH3 adapter protein Nck1 isoform X2, producing the protein MDMANLFKHFFRIGKVKSRKGGMRDTASNADADMYADNGERLYDLNLPALVKFNYTAEREDELSLVKGTRVVVMEKCSDGWWRGSYNGRSGWFPSNYVTEDMDGTAGGGGPCDPSGSLTEKLAAVVNSTANGNRVLHTVQALYPFSSDNDEELNFEKGEVMEVVEKPENDPEWWKCRKADGQLGLVPKNYVTVLDKSTAGPPTPDCDYISPSGSGRFAGKEWYYGKVTRHQAEVALNQRGVEGDFLIRDSESSPNDFSISLKAQSKNKHFKVQLKENLYCIGQRKFNSMEELVEHYKKAPIFTSEQGDKLYLIKALAAS
- the nck1b gene encoding SH2/SH3 adapter protein Nck1 isoform X1; the protein is MTEEVIVIAKFDYMAQQDQELDIKKNERLWLLDDSKSWWRVRNATNKTGFVPSNYVERKNSARKASIVKNLKDTLGIGKVKSRKGGMRDTASNADADMYADNGERLYDLNLPALVKFNYTAEREDELSLVKGTRVVVMEKCSDGWWRGSYNGRSGWFPSNYVTEDMDGTAGGGGPCDPSGSLTEKLAAVVNSTANGNRVLHTVQALYPFSSDNDEELNFEKGEVMEVVEKPENDPEWWKCRKADGQLGLVPKNYVTVLDKSTAGPPTPDCDYISPSGSGRFAGKEWYYGKVTRHQAEVALNQRGVEGDFLIRDSESSPNDFSISLKAQSKNKHFKVQLKENLYCIGQRKFNSMEELVEHYKKAPIFTSEQGDKLYLIKALAAS